The Novosphingobium sp. THN1 genome includes a window with the following:
- a CDS encoding efflux RND transporter periplasmic adaptor subunit — MTAALPGAIRQVFVIEGQEVRRGQPLATMVSRDAMELGGSRSRASSRISLAKANLARTEALFKEGVIAGARVQEARAELAQAQSEAGEASRILAASGASGSGIVTLRAPISGRVSKVAVQTGGPVDGMTAPFVIDAANAYQLDLQLPERLAGNVRPGMTVSLPGAATGRILSVGSSIDPATRSVVAKATIGSAQGVIAGKSVMVTIGAGGSGEVVSVPSTAVTRIAEKDVVFVRTGNRFQQREVRLGGSGNGESAILSGLKPGEVVATSAIPELKMLLGGGGE, encoded by the coding sequence GTGACCGCGGCCCTGCCCGGCGCGATCCGCCAGGTCTTCGTGATCGAGGGGCAGGAAGTGCGCCGCGGACAGCCGCTGGCAACCATGGTCAGCCGCGATGCGATGGAACTGGGCGGGTCGCGCAGCCGCGCTTCGTCGCGCATATCGCTGGCCAAGGCCAATCTCGCCCGCACCGAAGCCCTCTTCAAGGAAGGCGTGATTGCCGGCGCGCGCGTGCAGGAAGCGCGCGCTGAACTGGCGCAGGCGCAATCCGAAGCTGGTGAAGCGTCGCGTATCCTGGCAGCCTCGGGTGCCAGCGGCAGCGGCATTGTCACCCTGCGCGCACCAATCTCGGGCCGCGTTTCCAAGGTGGCGGTGCAGACCGGTGGGCCGGTCGATGGCATGACCGCGCCTTTCGTGATCGACGCGGCAAATGCCTACCAGCTCGATCTGCAATTGCCCGAAAGGCTTGCAGGAAATGTTCGCCCCGGCATGACAGTATCGCTGCCCGGAGCCGCCACGGGCCGCATTCTTTCGGTCGGCTCGAGCATCGATCCCGCAACGCGCAGCGTGGTTGCCAAGGCGACCATTGGCAGCGCGCAAGGCGTCATTGCCGGCAAGTCGGTCATGGTCACGATTGGCGCGGGCGGCAGCGGTGAAGTGGTGAGCGTTCCTTCCACTGCCGTCACCCGCATCGCCGAAAAGGACGTCGTCTTCGTTCGCACCGGCAATCGCTTCCAGCAGCGCGAGGTTCGCCTCGGTGGCAGCGGCAACGGCGAAAGCGCAATCCTTTCTGGCCTGAAGCCCGGCGAAGTGGTGGCGACCAGCGCGATCCCCGAACTCAAGATGCTGCTGGGCGGCGGGGGTGAGTGA